The DNA sequence GGCAAAATTAAATATAAACGCTGAAGATAATTTAGCATACGCTGCCTAAGGCAGTTGCAGACCTATAAGCACTCACACTTATAGAATCTGTATCGACTTATGTGAGAAACCTTATATACAAAGCTTTGAGTATATAGATGTATCATGAAGCTACCTTTCATTACAGTTTGTTGTTTGACTGTTTTGAAGGGGAATTTTGACAAGCAACTATAATAGTAGAAGAACAGGGAATTGTTTTTTGGACACGGGTTCAACTCCCGTCATCTCCATCTTAAAAAGTCTTGATTTTCAAGGCTTTTTTATTTTACAAAAACCTCACTTTCGAACTATTGTTTGCATTTCAATCGAACATATGTTAGGATAGATGTAGTATTCTATCTAAAAATATATGAGGAGAGACTAAATGGACACATTATCAACCAAGCAAAAAGAAATATACAATGTTATAAAGGATTCCATATTGAATAAGGGATATCCTCCATCTGTTCGTGAAATAGGAGAATTGGTGGGACTTAAGTCTACATCCTCTGTTCATGCCCACTTAAATACTCTTGAGAAGAAGGGCTACATAAGGAAGGATCCTACCAAACCAAGAACTATTGAAATTACTGATGATACTTTCAATCTTACCCGTAGAGAAGTTGTCAATGTTCCTATGATAGGTACTGTGGCAGCCGGTATGCCTATATTAGCTTCTGAGAATATCATAGATTATTTTCCTATACCAAGTGAATTTCTCCCAAATAGTGATATATTTATGTTAAAGGTTAAGGGTGAATCTATGGTTAACGCTGGCATACATGATGGAGACCAGATCATTGTATCTAAACAAAATACTGCAAAAAATGGGGATATCGTAGTAGCTTTGATAGAAGATTCTGCTACTGTAAAGACATTCTACAAAGAAAAAAATTATTATCGTCTCCAGCCTGAAAATGATTTTATGGAGCCTATTTTGGTAAAAGAAGTCACTATACTTGGAAAGGTTATTGGTTTATTTAGATTTATGTGAAAAATGGGGCTGTCGGGAAATGGCATCCATAAAAGAGGGAGGTGTGACTCAAAACGAGTCACACCTCCCTAAGTTTTTACATAAAAAAAGATGGCTAACGATAACCATCTTTCTCCGTTACATGTTATAATGTAACTATGCTCACAGTTAATTATTATAACGACTTTTTTGAAATAGGTCAACAGAAAATCAACTTTAGCTTCTATGAATTGAGTTTACCCGATGACGATCCAGTCTATACCCTAAAAAAAGTTATGGAGGATTTAGATTTTTCCGGACTATTAGCCAATTGTTCGGACAAGGGAAGAACAGGGTACAACCCGATCATGATGTATGCAGTTATTACTTATGCAAATATGCGTGGAATACGCTCTATTGATCGTATTGTGGATTTATGTGAAAGAGATATTGCTTTTATCTGGCTTACTCAAGGGAGGAAGCCTAAAAGAGATGCTTTTTATGAATTTAAAAGTAAGAAACTTACTTCAGATATTTTGGATGACTTAAACTATCAGTTTATGAGACGATTACAAAAAGAAGGATTTGTTACATTAAAAGAATTGTTTATTGATGGAACAAAAATAGAAGCTAATGCTAATCGTTATACTTTTGTATGGCGTGGAAGCATTAATTATCATCTTGCAGGTCTTCTGGATTCTATTGATAAGCTTTATTCAGACTATAATTCTTTTTTACAAGATAATGGATTTGGCGAAAAGTACGAGTTTGGAAATGCACAAATGTTTGTGATTGACGGAATTGATAGAGTTAGAGATATTATTGAAAAGAACAGAAAAAGAAAGATTACGAAACATAAAAAGCTATCTAATAACCGTATTATAGAGATTGATAACTGCTCGCCTATTGAAATACTTAAGCTTCAGAAAAACCTTATGACTATTGCTGACGGAGAAGGTATTGTATTTGTTAACGGAAAGGGTAAGAGAAAGCCAAAGCTTCAACAACTCTATGAAGAACTTGAACATTGTGGACAGCGATTAATGCACTATAAAGAATGTTTTGAGATTATGGGGAAAGATAGAAACAGCTATTCCAAAACTGATTTGGAAGCAACCTTTATGCGAATGAAGGAAGATCATATGCTTAATGGGCAGCTAAAGCCTGCATACAATGTACAGATAGCGGTAGAGAATTATTTTATTGTACATAGTTATGTAAGTAATGATCGTACAGATTATAATACATTAATTCCGGTCCTTGAAAAGCATAAGGAAGCATTCGGAGAAGTACTTGAAGAAGTGACGGCAGACAGCGGTTATTGTAGTGAGAAAAATCTCTTATATCTAAAAGAAAATAAGATAGATAGTTATATAAAACTACAGGATCATGAAAAACGAAAAACAAGAGCATACAGTAAAGATATAGGTAAATACTACAACATGAAGACAATGGTATTTGAAGATGAGCAAGTCTATATCTGTCATGACGGTCGTGAACTTAGACATATCAACACAGAAAAGAAAAAACAGAATGGTTATACACAAACATATGAAGTATATGGATGTTCAGACTGTAGTGGATGTGAACATAAGTCTAAATGCTTATACAAATATAATCCTGATAAAGATGTTGATAAGAACAAAGTGATGAAGATCAATGAAGTATGGGAAGAGCTTCGAGAGAAATCACATGCTAACATACAGAGTGAAAAAGGTATTCTGAAACGACAGACACGGTCTATTCAAACGGAAGGTCATTTTGGAGATATTAAAGAGAATGAAGATTTCCGACGCTTTAACTATCGTTCTTCAGATAAGGTATATAAAGAATTTATGCTTTTTGCGATAGGAAGAAATATAAACAAATATCATCGTTTTCTCTACGCAAAACTAAAGAAATTTGAAGGAAAACCACAGGAGAAAACCGCATAGTAAAAAATGCAAAAGCAAAATTTCAGCCAAGGGGGTTTTATGCCCAAAAATAGACAGCATAATAGAAAAACAAAATATCCTGACAAAGTCACAAAGCCAAAACGCCTTGTACTTGTCAGGATATTTCTATTTTGTTCTGTAGGGATTAAAATTCAGTATTTCCCGACAGCTCCATTAAAAATATTAAGTTCAGATTATCTTGCACCTGCCTCTTTAACCTTAGCAGCCTTACCAACTCTGTCACGAAGATAATATAATTTAGCTCTTCTAACTTTACCTTTTCTTACAACTTCTATTCTGTCAACAGATGGAGAGTGTAATGGCCATGTCTTCTCAACACCGATTCCGTTTGAGTTCTTTCTTACCGTGAAAGTCTCTCTTGCACCACCATTTTGTCTCTTGATAACAGTACCCTCAAAAATCTGGATTCTCTCTCTGTTACCCTCGCGAATCTTATTGTGTACTTTTACTGTATCACCTACACAAAAATCATCAACGCTTGCCTTAAGTTGCTCTGCCTCAATACTTCTTATTAAATCATTCATGTGAAACCTCCTATTATTTTGATGTTCTTAAAATTTCTTCCAGAGGACCATCGCCTTATTCACAACTACAGTATTTTAACATATGAGCTATTACAAAGCAATAGCAAATCCATTTATAAGAGACATTTTTACGGCAATTATGACTTCTTAAGTCTTTCATTGATTTCTTCCACATGCTTTTTATTTATAAGCATAAATATAAGCCAGATTATAAAATATATTGAAATATATATTATTGTAAATGAAAGCAAACTTGCGATACTAAATGAATACCAACCTGCAAGTATTGCAAGGGGAATAAAAATCACATAATTTATAATACAATGCGAAACAGTCATTTTACTTATACTGAATTCAGTATCTGTAAATATAAGACTTGTGACCGAGAACAATGCACCTATCGCTGCCCATATAAAAACAGATACAAGCATTGCCATGATCTCATTTGGAAATGCTTCCAAAAATTTATTCGGCGCCGGCTGATAGGCTCCGCTGCCTGATAAGTATGAAAACAGTATAGATATAAATAAGCCTATATCAATTCCTATAAATATTCCAACTATTACTCTATTTATGATTTTATTTTTCATGATATAAAATCTCCTTTATTTTTTTTAGATATCTTCTTGATGAGCTGGTCATTGTACCGTTTTTGAACTCAATATTTATAATCCCTCCCACACTCATTGAAAAATGTGAGACATAATCAAGATTTATGATTTCAGAATTTGATACTCTGACAAACTGTACAGGCAGGATTTCTTCAAGCTCATAAAGCCTTTTTGAAATCTGATACTCTTCATTCTCAGTCTGTGCATATACAAGCTTTGCCCCTGAATAAAATCTTATAAACTTATTGATGGCAATTTGATAAAGATGATCATCTTTTTTTACATTCAGCTTATTATTATAAGCCCTTACATATTCTAAAAGTTTTTCTAAATCTTCAAATTTACTATGCGTTTTTATCAGTGCACTGTCCGAGTCAATACTGTCATCATTTTGATAGATTACATTCATATAGCACCTCCCTTAATAAAATACAAATATATTTGTTTAGATTAAGCATAGTGAAATAAGTAAACTTTGTCTATAGAATATGGACATATGGCAATTTATTAAATACAAGTGGACTATAAATCGAACTTCTCATAGCATTATTACATTATTCTTTATAAAATATTACAATTACATTTATAATATTTACTAGATTATGTTTTTTTTATGCAGGACAGCATAAATAAGCTTGCAGATTCTCAGAATAATATTAATAAAACTACATTTTAATTAATATGCCGAATCGAATCAAAAGGACAATAAAAGGAGCTGTCGGGAAATACTGAATTTTAATCCCTACAGAACAAAATAGAAATATCCTGACAAGTACAAGGCATTTTGGCTTTGTGACTTTGTCAGGATATTTTGTTTTTCTATTATGCTGTCTATTTTTGGGCATAAAACCCCCTTGGCTGAAATTTTGCTTTTGCATTTTTTACTATGCGGTTTTCTCCTGTGGTTTTCCTTCAAATTTCTTTAGTTTTGCGTAGAGAAAACGATGATATTTGTTTATATTTCTTCCTATCGCAAAAAGCATAAATTCTTTATATACCTTATCTGAAGAACGATAGTTAAAGCGTCGGAAATCTTCATTCTCTTTAATATCTCCAAAATGACCTTCCGTTTGAATAGACCGTGTCTGTCGTTTCAGAATACCTTTTTCACTCTGTATGTTAGCATGTGATTTCTCTCGAAGCTCTTCCCATACTTCATTGATCTTCATCACTTTGTTCTTATCAACATCTTTATCAGGATTATATTTGTATAAGCATTTAGACTTATGTTCACATCCACTACAGTCTGAACATCCATATACTTCATATGTTTGTGTATAACCATTCTGTTTTTTCTTTTCTGTGTTGATATGTCTAAGTTCACGGCCGTCATGACAGATATAGACTTGCTCATCTTCAAATACCATTGTCTTCATGTTGTAGTATTTACCTATATCTTTACTGTATGCTCTTGTTTTTCGTTTTTCATGATCCTGTAGTTTTATATAACTATCTATCTTATTTTCTTTTAGATATAAGAGATTTTTCTCACTACAATAACCGCTGTCTGCCGTCACTTCTTCAAGTACTTCTCCGAATGCTTCCTTATGCTTTTCAAGGACCGGAATTAATGTATTATAATCTGTACGATCATTACTTACATAACTATGTACAATAAAATAATTCTCTACCGCTATCTGTACATTGTATGCAGGCTTTAGCTGCCCATTAAGCATATGATCTTCCTTCATTCGCATAAAGGTTGCTTCCAAATCAGTTTTGGAATAGCTGTTTCTATCTTTCCCCATAATCTCAAAACATTCTTTATAGTGCATTAATCGCTGTCCACAATGTTCAAGTTCTTCATAGAGTTGTTGAAGCTTTGGCTTTCTCTTACCCTTTCCGTTAACAAATACAATACCTTCTCCGTCAGCAATAGTCATAAGGTTTTTCTGAAGCTTAAGTATTTCAATAGGCGAGCAGTTATCAATCTCTATAATACGGTTATTAGATAGCTTTTTATGTTTCGTAATCTTTCTTTTTCTGTTTTTTTCAATAATATCTCTAACTCTATCAATCCCGTCAATCACAAACATTTGTGCATTTCCAAGCTCGTACTTTTCACCAAATCCATTATCTTGTAAAAAAGAATTATAGTCTGAATAAAGCTTATCAATAGAATCCAGCAGACCTGCAAGATGATAATTAATACTTCCACGCCATACAAAAGTATAACGATTAGCATTAGCTTCTATTTTTGTTCCATCAATAAACAATTCTTTTAATGTTACAAATCCTTCCTTTTGTAATCGTCTCATAAACTGATAGTTTAAGTCATCCAAAATATCTGAAGTAAGTTTTTTACTTTTAAATTCATAAAAAGCATCTCTTTTAGGCTTCCTCCCTTGAGTAAGCCAGATAAAAGCAATATCTCTTTCACATAAATCCACAATACGATCAATAGAGCGTATTCCACGCATATTTGCATAAGTAATAACTGCATACATCATGATCGGGTTGTACCCTGTTCTTCCCTTGTCCGAACAATTGGCTAATAGTCCGGAAAAATCTAAATCCTCCATAACTTTTTTTGGGGTATAGACTGGATCGTCATCGGGTAAACTCAATTCATAGAAGCTAAAGTTGATTTTCTGTTGACCTATTTCAAAAAAGTCGTTATAATAATTAACTGTGAGCATAGTTACATTATAACATGTAACGGAGAAAGATGGTTATCGTTAGCCATCTTTTTTATGTAAAAACTTAGGGAGGTGTGACTCGTTTTGAGTCACACCTCCCTCTTTTATGGATGCCATTTCCCGACAGCCCCTTTTTGTATATACTATATTCAATACATATACGAATCCCCTGTATGTTTAAAACAATAACTCATCTGGACTGTCCGAGTTGCGGAGTAAGCAGGATGTGTGTATCGCTCTCACATTGAGATATCAGGTCGGCATTTTTCTATAATCAAATACTTGTTTTCCTTTTTCCTATCATAGCTCTTTACTATGCTTTTTATCAGATAAGATATATATTAACAGGTCAAAGAA is a window from the Lachnoanaerobaculum umeaense genome containing:
- the lexA gene encoding transcriptional repressor LexA: MDTLSTKQKEIYNVIKDSILNKGYPPSVREIGELVGLKSTSSVHAHLNTLEKKGYIRKDPTKPRTIEITDDTFNLTRREVVNVPMIGTVAAGMPILASENIIDYFPIPSEFLPNSDIFMLKVKGESMVNAGIHDGDQIIVSKQNTAKNGDIVVALIEDSATVKTFYKEKNYYRLQPENDFMEPILVKEVTILGKVIGLFRFM
- a CDS encoding IS1182 family transposase; the protein is MLTVNYYNDFFEIGQQKINFSFYELSLPDDDPVYTPKKVMEDLDFSGLLANCSDKGRTGYNPIMMYAVITYANMRGIRSIDRIVDLCERDIAFIWLTQGRKPKRDAFYEFKSKKLTSDILDDLNYQFMRRLQKEGFVTLKELFIDGTKIEANANRYTFVWRGSINYHLAGLLDSIDKLYSDYNSFLQDNGFGEKYELGNAQMFVIDGIDRVRDIIEKNRKRKITKHKKLSNNRIIEIDNCSPIEILKLQKNLMTIADGEGIVFVNGKGKRKPKLQQLYEELEHCGQRLMHYKECFEIMGKDRNSYSKTDLEATFMRMKEDHMLNGQLKPAYNVQIAVENYFIVHSYVSNDRTDYNTLIPVLEKHKEAFGEVLEEVTADSGYCSEKNLLYLKENKIDSYIKLQDHEKRKTRAYSKDIGKYYNMKTMVFEDEQVYICHDGRELRHINTEKKKQNGYTQTYEVYGCSDCSGCEHKSKCLYKYNPDKDVDKNKVMKINEVWEELREKSHANIQSEKGILKRQTRSIQTEGHFGDIKENEDFRRFNYRSSDKVYKEFMLFAIGRNINKYHRFLYAKLKKFEGKPQEKTA
- a CDS encoding LytTR family DNA-binding domain-containing protein, which gives rise to MNVIYQNDDSIDSDSALIKTHSKFEDLEKLLEYVRAYNNKLNVKKDDHLYQIAINKFIRFYSGAKLVYAQTENEEYQISKRLYELEEILPVQFVRVSNSEIINLDYVSHFSMSVGGIINIEFKNGTMTSSSRRYLKKIKEILYHEK
- a CDS encoding DUF3021 domain-containing protein; translation: MKNKIINRVIVGIFIGIDIGLFISILFSYLSGSGAYQPAPNKFLEAFPNEIMAMLVSVFIWAAIGALFSVTSLIFTDTEFSISKMTVSHCIINYVIFIPLAILAGWYSFSIASLLSFTIIYISIYFIIWLIFMLINKKHVEEINERLKKS
- the rplS gene encoding 50S ribosomal protein L19, coding for MNDLIRSIEAEQLKASVDDFCVGDTVKVHNKIREGNRERIQIFEGTVIKRQNGGARETFTVRKNSNGIGVEKTWPLHSPSVDRIEVVRKGKVRRAKLYYLRDRVGKAAKVKEAGAR
- a CDS encoding DUF2752 domain-containing protein → MFKTITHLDCPSCGVSRMCVSLSH
- a CDS encoding IS1182 family transposase — protein: MLTVNYYNDFFEIGQQKINFSFYELSLPDDDPVYTLKKVMEDLDFSGLLANCSDKGRTGYNPIMMYAVITYANMRGIRSIDRIVDLCERDIAFIWLTQGRKPKRDAFYEFKSKKLTSDILDDLNYQFMRRLQKEGFVTLKELFIDGTKIEANANRYTFVWRGSINYHLAGLLDSIDKLYSDYNSFLQDNGFGEKYEFGNAQMFVIDGIDRVRDIIEKNRKRKITKHKKLSNNRIIEIDNCSPIEILKLQKNLMTIADGEGIVFVNGKGKRKPKLQQLYEELEHCGQRLMHYKECFEIMGKDRNSYSKTDLEATFMRMKEDHMLNGQLKPAYNVQIAVENYFIVHSYVSNDRTDYNTLIPVLEKHKEAFGEVLEEVTADSGYCSEKNLLYLKENKIDSYIKLQDHEKRKTRAYSKDIGKYYNMKTMVFEDEQVYICHDGRELRHINTEKKKQNGYTQTYEVYGCSDCSGCEHKSKCLYKYNPDKDVDKNKVMKINEVWEELREKSHANIQSEKGILKRQTRSIQTEGHFGDIKENEDFRRFNYRSSDKVYKEFMLFAIGRNINKYHRFLYAKLKKFEGKPQEKTA